GACGGCACCAAGGACGCCACCGGGTCGCAGTTCTGGAACGCAACCGACGCATGCTGCAACCGGGACGCCAAGCCGGTCGACGACTCGGCCTACCTCGCCGGGATCATCCAGGACGTCAAGACGCGCTACCGCGTCGACCCGGCCCGTGTGTATCTGTTCGGGGTGTCGAACGGGGGCTTCATGGCCTACCGGATGGCATGTGACCATGCCGACACGATCGCGGGCATCGTCAGCATGGCGGGGGCCACCTACCTCGACGCGAGCCGGTGCACGCCGTCGCGGCCGGTTAGCGTGCTGGAGATCCACGGGACGGCGGACGAGACCGTCCCCTACGGCGGCGGCGAACTCTTCGGTCCTGCCTTCCCGTCGGCACCGGAAACGGTGGCGCAGTGGGCTCGCTTCGACGGCTGTGTCGCGCCCCGGGCGCCAACCGGGCGTCGGCTCGACCTCGCCCTCGACGTAGCCGGTGCCGAGACGACCGTCTCGGCGTTCGGTGGCTGCACGCGCCGCACCGCGGTAGAGCTGTGGACGGTCCAGGGGGTCGACCACATCTTCTCGTTCACGGACGCGCTGGTGCCCGACGCCGTCGACTTCCTCCTCGCCCACCCGCAGCGCTGACCAGGCGATGTTCGGGTCCTGAAGCGGGCCGGCCGACTGCGAGGATGGTCAGCGCATCACCGCCATGGGATTCGACTCATGACTCGCCCACGGGCCGCTGAGGTCGCACGCGGAGTGATGCCGTTAGCGTGCGCCGCTGAGGCTGCGCGAGGAATGCCGTTCGCGTTCTCACACGGGAAACTGCAGCGCACGCGTAGCGTCCAACGAACGCTTGATCGGGCCGGAGGTGCACATGAGGAAGGCTGCGGCTGCCCTCCTGTTGTACCTCCGGGTTCTCCGGGCCCCCGGCGCCATGTCCACACTCGGGAGGACGAGGCCATCTATTTCGTGGAGGGCGTGTTGACGGTAGAGGTTGGCGATCACAGGTTCGAGGCGGGCCCGGAGGCCCTGGTGTGGCTGCCCAGGAACGTCCGCACCTCTTTGCCAACCTGTCTGACGGTGCTGTGCGGACCGTAGGCGTGATCACCCCCAGTGGGCTTGAGGGCATGTTCGCCGGGCAGGCGCTGTACTTCAGCCAACTCCAAGGGTCTCCAGACCCCGAGGTGCTGACCGCGATGCTCGTGAAGTACGGCGTCCAGCCTGTCGAAGGGCCTCCACTGGTGTAGCGCTGAAGGCGTGGTCGCTAGATCGAGCGGGCGTTGTCAACGTGGTCGTTGACGACGAAGTACGCGACCCGGTCGGGTCCTTTCGAAGCGACGCCCAACTCCTCACGGCGTGCCGACAGCGCCGCGGCGGACCGTGGTTCGGCGTCCATGTCGTCCAAGACAGCGACGGACACGTAGCCGGGACCACCGTCGGCCGGTGCGGCGTGGTAGGCCGCCTGAACTCCGTCCACACCCTGCAGAGCGGCGGTGATCCACTCACGCCCGACGGGCGAGGTCTCATCGAAGTACGCGATGCGGATGATCATGACTCTCCTCAATTCATTGAACTAGTCACCTAATGACTAATTGGACGGTAAGGTGGGGTTGTGTCCGACGTCAACCCCAAGCGCGCCTACGCCTCAGCGGTCCGGCAGGAGACCGCACGACAGACCCGACAGCGGATCCTGGACGCCGCGCGGGAACTGTTCCTCTCCCGCGGCTACGTCGCCACGTCGGTGGACGCCATCGCCAACGCCGCGGGCGTCGCCAAGCCGACGGTGTTCACAGCCGTCGGCAGCAAGCGGGTCGTGTTGGAACGACTGCGTGACCTCGCCTTGGCAGGCGACGACGAACCCGTGCCCGTCGCGCACCGACCCTGGTATCGGGAAGCGCTCGAGGCATCAGACCCCCACCGGGTCCTGCGGCTCCACGCCCGCAACGTCACCCGCATAGCGCAGCGAGTCGCCGCCCTGGACCTGGTGCTGGAGCGGGCCGCTGGCGCCGATCCCGACCTCACCGAGGTCTGGGGTAGAGCCGAACAGTCCCGTCGCATCGGCGCCGGCTACATCGTCGACGCCGTCCGGCAGACGAGCAGGCTACGACCCGGGCTCACCCGAGAACGAGCGATCGACATCCTCTGGACCCTTACTGGCACGGGCATCTACGACCGACTGACTGTCCAGAGCGGATGGTCTAATGCCCGCTACGAAACCTGGCTCGCCGACCTGTTCACGTCCCAACTGCTGCCCATGCCCACACCCCCGACGCCCTGACGGCAGGTCGGCAGCACCTCGTGCAACCTATGCGCCAAGCACATGCGATCTCGACC
This is a stretch of genomic DNA from Actinomycetes bacterium. It encodes these proteins:
- a CDS encoding PHB depolymerase family esterase; protein product: YDGTTPVPLLILLHGYTTTGSQMDSYFSMQAVAEHYGFLYVHPDGTKDATGSQFWNATDACCNRDAKPVDDSAYLAGIIQDVKTRYRVDPARVYLFGVSNGGFMAYRMACDHADTIAGIVSMAGATYLDASRCTPSRPVSVLEIHGTADETVPYGGGELFGPAFPSAPETVAQWARFDGCVAPRAPTGRRLDLALDVAGAETTVSAFGGCTRRTAVELWTVQGVDHIFSFTDALVPDAVDFLLAHPQR
- a CDS encoding helix-turn-helix domain-containing protein; translated protein: MSDVNPKRAYASAVRQETARQTRQRILDAARELFLSRGYVATSVDAIANAAGVAKPTVFTAVGSKRVVLERLRDLALAGDDEPVPVAHRPWYREALEASDPHRVLRLHARNVTRIAQRVAALDLVLERAAGADPDLTEVWGRAEQSRRIGAGYIVDAVRQTSRLRPGLTRERAIDILWTLTGTGIYDRLTVQSGWSNARYETWLADLFTSQLLPMPTPPTP